From a region of the Corallococcus coralloides DSM 2259 genome:
- the trpB gene encoding tryptophan synthase subunit beta, producing the protein MTTDTAVGRFGRYGGRYVPETLVPALLELEEAYAKAQQDASFGEEVTRVLREYVGRPTTLTPAHRLTEAWGGAQVWLKREDLAHTGAHKINNTVGQVLLARRMGKKRIIAETGAGQHGVATATACALFGLPCEVFMGALDVERQALNVFRMRALGAVVRPVESGSRTLKDAMNEAMRVWVSQVQDTYYVIGSAAGPHPYPTIVRDFQSVIGREIRAQTLATMGRLPDAIIACVGGGSNAIGALHPFIPDTAVRLVGVEAAGHGLDSGQHGASLTLGTEGVLHGSRSLVLQDEHGQIQEAHSISAGLDYPGVGPELAHLAKTGRMEVRTATDDDALTAFYEVARTEGILPALETSHAFAAARSLARDMGKGKHLVINCSGRGDKDVATISARGVPPATGVKS; encoded by the coding sequence ATGACGACGGACACTGCCGTGGGCCGCTTCGGCCGTTACGGCGGACGCTATGTGCCGGAGACCCTGGTCCCGGCGCTGCTGGAGCTGGAAGAGGCCTACGCGAAGGCGCAGCAGGACGCGTCCTTCGGCGAGGAGGTCACCCGCGTGCTGCGCGAATACGTGGGCCGTCCCACCACGCTGACGCCCGCGCACCGCCTCACGGAGGCGTGGGGTGGCGCGCAGGTGTGGCTCAAGCGCGAGGACCTGGCGCACACGGGCGCGCACAAAATCAACAACACCGTGGGCCAGGTGCTGCTCGCCCGGCGCATGGGCAAGAAGCGCATCATCGCGGAGACGGGCGCGGGCCAGCACGGCGTGGCCACCGCCACCGCGTGCGCGCTCTTCGGCCTGCCCTGCGAAGTCTTCATGGGCGCGCTGGACGTGGAGCGCCAGGCGCTCAACGTCTTCCGCATGCGCGCGCTGGGCGCGGTGGTGCGGCCGGTGGAGTCGGGCTCGCGCACGCTCAAGGACGCGATGAACGAAGCCATGCGCGTCTGGGTGTCGCAGGTGCAGGACACCTACTACGTCATCGGCAGCGCGGCGGGCCCGCACCCCTACCCCACCATCGTGCGCGACTTCCAATCCGTCATCGGCCGGGAGATTCGCGCCCAGACGCTGGCCACGATGGGCCGGCTGCCGGACGCCATCATCGCGTGCGTGGGCGGCGGCTCGAACGCCATCGGCGCGCTGCACCCCTTCATCCCGGACACGGCGGTGCGGCTCGTCGGCGTGGAGGCCGCGGGCCACGGCCTGGACTCCGGCCAGCACGGCGCGTCGCTGACGCTGGGCACGGAGGGCGTGCTGCACGGCTCGCGCTCGCTGGTGCTCCAGGACGAGCACGGCCAGATTCAAGAGGCGCACAGCATCTCCGCCGGCCTGGACTACCCGGGCGTGGGACCGGAGCTGGCGCACCTGGCGAAGACGGGACGCATGGAGGTGCGCACCGCGACGGACGACGACGCGCTCACCGCCTTCTACGAGGTCGCGCGCACGGAGGGCATCCTCCCCGCGCTGGAGACGTCGCACGCGTTCGCGGCGGCGCGCTCGCTGGCCCGCGATATGGGCAAGGGCAAGCACCTGGTCATCAACTGCTCGGGCCGGGGTGACAAGGACGTCGCGACCATCTCGGCGCGCGGCGTGCCACCGGCCACGGGGGTGAAGTCATGA
- the trpA gene encoding tryptophan synthase subunit alpha: protein MSTELGKAFAKAKARGEGALVAYAMAGDPDLPKSVDVFAAMVEGGADVLEIGVAFSDPIADGPVIQAASERALKAGATLRRVLDEVVPEVRRRCPETPLVIMTYVNVVMAMGEERYAKLARERGISGTILPDLPPEESAGIRAAFDKEGVDLVPLCAPTTPPARAEAIAKDARGFVYCVSVAGVTGMRAELPPDLSQRLDLVKRAASVPVVAGFGISNADTARPLVAHADGVVVGSALVKAAHSDGPAAAKQLCADIKRGLKR from the coding sequence ATGAGCACGGAGCTGGGCAAGGCGTTCGCGAAGGCGAAGGCCCGGGGAGAAGGCGCGCTGGTGGCGTACGCGATGGCGGGCGACCCGGACCTGCCGAAGTCCGTGGACGTCTTCGCCGCGATGGTGGAGGGCGGCGCGGACGTGCTGGAGATTGGCGTGGCGTTCAGCGACCCCATCGCGGACGGCCCTGTCATCCAGGCCGCGTCGGAGCGGGCGCTGAAGGCCGGAGCCACCCTGCGCCGCGTGCTGGATGAAGTGGTGCCGGAGGTGCGCCGCCGCTGCCCGGAGACGCCGCTGGTCATCATGACCTACGTCAACGTGGTGATGGCCATGGGCGAGGAGCGCTACGCGAAGCTCGCGCGAGAGCGGGGCATCTCCGGCACCATCCTCCCGGACCTGCCGCCGGAAGAGAGCGCGGGCATCCGCGCCGCGTTCGACAAGGAGGGCGTGGACCTGGTGCCCCTGTGCGCGCCCACCACGCCGCCCGCGCGCGCGGAGGCCATCGCGAAGGACGCGCGAGGCTTCGTCTATTGCGTGTCCGTGGCGGGCGTCACCGGCATGCGCGCGGAGCTGCCGCCGGACCTGTCGCAGCGGCTGGACCTGGTGAAGCGCGCCGCGTCCGTACCGGTGGTGGCGGGCTTCGGCATCTCCAACGCGGACACGGCCCGGCCGTTGGTGGCCCACGCGGACGGCGTCGTGGTGGGCAGCGCGCTGGTGAAGGCCGCCCACTCGGACGGCCCTGCCGCCGCGAAGCAACTCTGCGCGGACATCAAGCGCGGCCTGAAGCGCTAA
- a CDS encoding GNAT family N-acetyltransferase, whose product MHTPPILGPTLETPRLILRPPTLQDLEGFVAMMADEETARYIGGLQPRSNVWRAVCAMAGSWVLQGFAMFSVFEKSTGKWVGRLGPWQPAEWPGPEVGWGLSRDAWGKGYATEGAAATIDWAFDHLGWTEVIHSISPPNEPSKQVARRLGSRFLRMGMLPAPYNDHAVEIWGQSREDWRTRKR is encoded by the coding sequence ATGCACACCCCGCCCATCCTGGGGCCCACCCTCGAAACGCCGCGCCTCATCCTGCGTCCGCCCACGCTCCAGGACCTGGAGGGCTTCGTGGCCATGATGGCGGACGAGGAGACCGCGCGGTACATCGGCGGCCTCCAGCCCCGCTCCAACGTGTGGCGCGCCGTCTGCGCCATGGCCGGCTCCTGGGTGCTCCAGGGCTTCGCCATGTTCTCCGTGTTCGAGAAGTCCACCGGCAAGTGGGTGGGCCGGCTCGGGCCCTGGCAGCCCGCGGAGTGGCCGGGCCCGGAGGTCGGCTGGGGCCTGTCTCGCGACGCGTGGGGCAAGGGCTACGCGACGGAGGGCGCGGCGGCCACCATCGACTGGGCCTTCGACCACCTTGGCTGGACGGAGGTCATCCACTCCATCTCCCCACCGAACGAGCCGTCGAAGCAGGTGGCCCGCCGCCTGGGTTCGCGCTTCCTGCGCATGGGCATGCTGCCGGCGCCCTACAACGACCATGCGGTGGAGATCTGGGGCCAGAGCCGTGAGGATTGGCGGACACGCAAGCGGTAG
- a CDS encoding histidine phosphatase family protein, with protein sequence MNARAPQVVLVRHGETEWSRSSQHTGRTDLPLLEEGRQMAERLRAPLGKWRFAAVWTSPLTRALETCVLAGYGDVAQKKNDLMELDYGDYEGRTGADIRTTRPDWTLWKDGVPNGETLEEVGARADRIIAEARALQDDVLLFSHGHMLRILAARWLGLPPDGGRLFHLGTASVSVLGSEAGGKQPVLVSWNDTTHLKD encoded by the coding sequence ATGAACGCACGCGCCCCCCAGGTGGTCCTCGTCCGTCACGGTGAGACGGAGTGGAGCCGCAGCAGCCAGCACACCGGCCGCACGGACCTGCCGCTGCTGGAAGAGGGCCGCCAGATGGCGGAGCGGCTGCGCGCGCCTCTGGGCAAGTGGCGCTTCGCCGCCGTGTGGACCAGCCCGCTGACGCGCGCGCTGGAGACGTGCGTGCTCGCGGGCTACGGCGACGTGGCCCAGAAGAAGAACGACCTGATGGAGCTCGACTACGGCGACTACGAGGGCCGCACCGGCGCGGACATCCGCACCACGCGCCCGGACTGGACGCTGTGGAAGGACGGCGTGCCCAACGGAGAGACGCTGGAGGAGGTGGGCGCCCGGGCCGACCGCATCATCGCGGAGGCGCGAGCCCTCCAGGACGACGTGCTCCTCTTCTCGCACGGACACATGCTGCGCATCCTCGCCGCGCGCTGGCTGGGCCTGCCCCCGGACGGAGGCAGGCTCTTCCACCTGGGCACCGCGTCCGTCAGCGTGCTGGGCTCCGAGGCCGGCGGCAAGCAGCCGGTCCTCGTGAGCTGGAACGACACCACGCACCTGAAGGACTGA
- a CDS encoding anthranilate synthase component II produces MILVIDNYDSFTFNLVQLLYTLGAEVKVVRNDALDVAGIAASGASHLVVSPGPCTPHEAGVSVAAISQSRVPVLGVCLGHQSIGAAFGGQVVRAPEPVHGKAAHIRHEGTGVFTGVRQGFQAARYHSLVVAAESMPAELEATAWSQDGLVMALRHRTRPVVGLQFHPESVLTPEGPSLVRNFLEGKL; encoded by the coding sequence GTGATCCTCGTCATCGACAACTACGACTCGTTCACCTTCAACCTGGTGCAGCTGCTCTACACGCTGGGCGCGGAGGTGAAGGTGGTGCGCAACGACGCGCTGGATGTCGCGGGCATCGCGGCGTCGGGCGCGTCCCACCTGGTGGTGTCTCCGGGGCCGTGCACGCCGCACGAGGCCGGGGTGAGCGTGGCGGCCATCTCCCAGTCTCGCGTGCCGGTGCTGGGCGTGTGCCTGGGACACCAGTCCATTGGTGCTGCGTTCGGCGGGCAGGTGGTGCGCGCGCCGGAGCCCGTGCACGGCAAGGCGGCGCACATCCGTCACGAGGGCACCGGCGTCTTCACCGGCGTGCGGCAGGGCTTCCAGGCGGCGCGCTACCACTCGCTGGTGGTGGCGGCGGAGTCCATGCCCGCGGAGCTGGAGGCCACGGCGTGGAGCCAGGACGGACTGGTGATGGCGCTGCGCCACCGCACGCGGCCGGTGGTGGGCCTGCAGTTCCATCCGGAGAGCGTGCTGACGCCGGAGGGCCCGTCGCTGGTGCGCAACTTCCTGGAGGGGAAGCTGTAG
- a CDS encoding anthranilate synthase component I family protein: MDAQERKAAYRQRAEAGQAVPVSVELPADLDTPLSAYLKLGGGSRGFILESCYGGERFGRYSHVGVNPAGRVRLDRDGLTLWRGSHEERREGRPLEVLRTLWRELSVATLPGEAPFLGGLVGYLGYNATSWFEPSVPDRHPRDTGFPDSEWLIAEDFVTHDTRTQTLKAIAIARPSLHGSVAAALKDAEARAEAMAEKLRRPLPQEAYAAVPAQKNAPAPVACWDREGYARAVDKVKEYVRAGDCFQAVLARRFEAKGAIPPLSLYRALRRVNPSPYLFLVDLGEARALVGASPELLVQVRDGDVVVRPIAGTRRRGGSEAEDQALEKELLADEKERAEHIMLVDLGRNDVGRVAAPGTVRIEDLMIIERYSHVMHIVSQVRGKLDTTRFDALDALASTFPAGTVSGAPKIRAMQIIDELEPMRRGPYAGAVGYLSFCGTLDVAIALRTFFVDGDRTMWTAGAGLVADSDPMKEADETEAKAGAMAAALRLAREGGGR; this comes from the coding sequence ATGGATGCGCAGGAGCGGAAGGCAGCCTACCGGCAGCGCGCGGAAGCAGGTCAGGCGGTGCCGGTGTCGGTGGAGTTGCCGGCGGACCTGGATACACCGCTGTCGGCATACCTGAAGCTGGGCGGTGGAAGCCGCGGCTTCATCCTCGAGTCGTGCTACGGCGGCGAGCGCTTCGGGCGCTACAGCCACGTGGGCGTGAACCCGGCGGGCCGCGTGCGGCTGGACCGGGACGGGCTCACGTTGTGGCGTGGCTCGCATGAGGAGCGCCGCGAGGGACGGCCGCTGGAGGTGCTGCGCACGCTGTGGCGCGAGCTGTCCGTGGCGACGCTGCCGGGCGAGGCGCCCTTCCTGGGCGGGCTCGTGGGCTACCTGGGCTACAACGCCACGTCGTGGTTCGAGCCGAGCGTGCCGGACCGCCACCCGCGCGACACGGGCTTCCCGGACTCCGAGTGGCTCATCGCGGAGGACTTCGTCACCCACGACACGCGCACCCAGACGCTCAAGGCCATCGCCATCGCGCGGCCCTCGCTGCACGGCAGCGTGGCGGCGGCGCTGAAGGACGCGGAGGCGCGCGCGGAGGCAATGGCGGAGAAGCTGCGCCGGCCGCTGCCGCAGGAGGCCTACGCCGCCGTCCCCGCGCAGAAGAACGCGCCGGCCCCCGTCGCGTGCTGGGACCGCGAGGGCTATGCCCGGGCGGTGGACAAGGTGAAGGAGTACGTGCGCGCGGGCGACTGCTTCCAGGCGGTGCTCGCGCGCAGGTTCGAGGCGAAGGGCGCCATCCCGCCGCTGTCGCTCTACCGGGCGCTGCGGCGCGTGAACCCGTCTCCGTACCTGTTCCTGGTGGACCTGGGCGAGGCCCGCGCGCTGGTGGGCGCGTCACCGGAGCTGCTGGTGCAGGTGCGCGATGGGGACGTGGTGGTGCGGCCCATCGCGGGCACGCGCCGCCGGGGTGGCTCCGAGGCCGAGGATCAGGCGCTGGAGAAGGAGTTGCTCGCGGACGAGAAGGAGCGCGCCGAGCACATCATGCTGGTGGACCTGGGGCGCAACGACGTGGGCCGCGTGGCGGCGCCGGGCACGGTGCGCATCGAGGACCTGATGATCATCGAGCGCTACAGCCACGTGATGCACATCGTGTCCCAGGTGCGCGGCAAGCTGGACACCACGCGCTTCGACGCGCTGGACGCGCTGGCGAGCACCTTCCCCGCTGGCACCGTGTCGGGCGCACCGAAGATCCGCGCCATGCAGATCATTGACGAGCTGGAGCCCATGCGGCGCGGGCCCTATGCCGGCGCGGTGGGCTACCTGTCCTTCTGCGGCACGCTGGACGTGGCCATCGCGCTGCGCACCTTCTTCGTGGATGGCGACCGCACGATGTGGACCGCCGGGGCGGGGCTGGTGGCGGACTCGGACCCCATGAAGGAAGCAGACGAGACGGAGGCGAAGGCGGGCGCCATGGCCGCCGCGCTGCGCCTGGCTCGCGAAGGAGGTGGGCGGTGA
- a CDS encoding SH3 domain-containing protein: MLTPALLLSLTLARSSPASDAVLEYSSPFTEESAPDPEGFSFTAFTAGQTLYLGVDEANLRASAAADAGVVRTLMLGTPVRVLKAGARATVGEYINTWYQVAVVDAKAAPGAAPVTGWVFGNTLTPFRFEADLDGDGEMEVATVVMSNEFKARVRVLEPNVKPPRRVSSVDVAVASTDYGGGRGGPVTVKLVPAKEAGVTLLQLDSAPERCGDFVTSYVSYTGSNGKPGVLGKAKLALELGGLMDPPNESTFKVSFQAAAKRALVVRTSVEEEEEGKPRKVTEREVYQWKDGVFAQAKPVAKP, translated from the coding sequence ATGCTGACGCCCGCGCTCCTCCTGTCCCTCACCCTGGCCCGGTCCTCCCCGGCTTCGGACGCGGTGCTCGAATACAGCTCCCCGTTCACGGAAGAGAGCGCGCCGGATCCAGAGGGCTTCTCGTTCACGGCCTTCACTGCGGGCCAGACGCTCTACCTGGGCGTGGACGAGGCGAACCTGCGCGCGAGCGCGGCGGCGGACGCGGGCGTGGTGCGGACGCTGATGCTGGGCACGCCCGTGCGTGTGCTGAAGGCGGGGGCCCGCGCGACGGTCGGCGAGTACATCAACACCTGGTATCAGGTGGCCGTCGTGGACGCGAAGGCGGCTCCAGGCGCGGCTCCTGTCACGGGTTGGGTCTTCGGCAACACGCTCACGCCGTTCCGCTTCGAGGCCGACCTGGACGGGGACGGCGAGATGGAAGTGGCCACGGTGGTGATGAGCAACGAGTTCAAGGCGCGCGTGCGCGTGCTGGAGCCGAACGTGAAGCCGCCTCGCCGGGTGAGCAGCGTGGACGTGGCGGTCGCGTCCACGGACTACGGCGGAGGGCGCGGCGGCCCGGTGACGGTGAAGCTGGTCCCCGCGAAGGAGGCGGGCGTGACGCTGCTGCAACTGGACTCCGCGCCGGAGCGGTGTGGCGACTTCGTCACGTCCTATGTGAGCTACACCGGGTCGAATGGGAAGCCGGGGGTGCTCGGCAAGGCGAAGCTGGCGCTGGAGTTGGGCGGGCTGATGGATCCCCCGAACGAGAGCACCTTCAAGGTCTCCTTCCAGGCAGCCGCGAAGCGGGCGCTGGTGGTCCGCACGAGCGTCGAGGAAGAGGAAGAAGGCAAGCCGCGGAAGGTTACGGAGCGCGAGGTCTATCAGTGGAAGGACGGCGTGTTCGCTCAGGCGAAGCCCGTCGCGAAGCCGTAG
- a CDS encoding ligase-associated DNA damage response exonuclease produces MATATHQERTPLVSVTPLGLYCQAGNFYIDPWRPVERALVTHAHGDHARSGSKRYLGAAAGRGLLQRRLGADAVIDTLEYGEKLTVGDTTVSFHPAGHVLGSAQIRVEHRGEVWIISGDYKRMPDPTCAPFEVVRCHTFITEATFGLPIYRWDETSLVAQDILRWWDANREAGRSAVLFCYALGKAQRLLAELGKLTDRPAYVHGAVNGLVTAYREAGIAMLPTQMVSETEKGTSFAGALVLAPPSAAGSTWMRRFGEAETGFASGWMRVRGNRRRRGYDRGFVLSDHADWPDLLRTVADTQAEKVLVTHGYTDPLSHYLRERGVDASPLATPFEGEAED; encoded by the coding sequence GTGGCCACCGCGACCCACCAGGAACGAACGCCGCTGGTTTCCGTGACGCCGCTGGGCCTGTATTGCCAGGCAGGGAACTTCTACATCGACCCCTGGCGTCCGGTGGAGCGGGCGCTCGTCACGCACGCGCACGGCGACCACGCCCGGAGCGGGAGCAAACGCTATCTGGGGGCAGCCGCTGGCCGGGGCCTCCTGCAACGCCGCCTGGGAGCGGACGCGGTCATCGACACGCTGGAGTACGGCGAGAAGCTGACCGTGGGCGACACCACCGTGAGCTTCCACCCGGCGGGCCATGTGCTGGGCAGCGCGCAGATCCGCGTGGAGCACCGGGGTGAGGTGTGGATCATCTCCGGCGACTACAAGCGAATGCCGGACCCCACGTGCGCGCCCTTCGAAGTGGTGCGCTGCCACACCTTCATCACCGAGGCGACGTTCGGCCTGCCCATCTACCGCTGGGATGAGACGAGCCTCGTGGCCCAGGACATCCTGCGCTGGTGGGACGCGAACCGCGAGGCGGGCCGCTCCGCGGTGCTGTTCTGCTACGCGCTGGGCAAGGCGCAGCGGCTGTTGGCGGAGCTGGGGAAACTCACGGACCGGCCGGCCTATGTGCACGGCGCGGTGAACGGGCTCGTCACCGCGTACCGCGAGGCGGGCATCGCCATGTTGCCCACGCAGATGGTGTCGGAGACGGAGAAGGGCACGTCCTTCGCGGGCGCGCTGGTGCTGGCGCCGCCGAGCGCGGCCGGCTCCACGTGGATGCGCCGCTTCGGTGAAGCGGAGACGGGCTTCGCGTCGGGGTGGATGCGCGTGCGCGGCAACCGGCGCCGTCGTGGCTACGACCGGGGCTTCGTGCTCTCCGACCACGCGGACTGGCCGGACCTCTTGCGCACGGTGGCGGACACGCAGGCGGAGAAGGTGCTCGTCACGCACGGCTACACCGACCCCTTGTCTCACTACCTGCGGGAGCGGGGCGTGGATGCCTCGCCGCTCGCGACGCCCTTCGAAGGCGAAGCGGAGGACTGA
- a CDS encoding ATP-dependent DNA ligase, with amino-acid sequence MRALADLYDTLDQTTSTNAKVEAMARYFRTAPPEDAAWGLFFLTGQKLKRLLTSKLLAGWTMELTGVPDWLFDEVYASVGDLAEVIALLLDGANLPPEHAEELPLSRWLEERLLPLRGLDAAEQRERVVGWWKSMPRRELFLLNKMLTGELRVGVSNTLVVRAIAQVTGLPPPSVAHRLMGTWTPTKAFFEQLVAPDVSDGHVSRPYPYYLASPLEQPAESLGELSDWLVEWKWDGIRGQLIRRQGDVFLWSRGEELITERFPEITEAARALPEGTVLDGEVMAYEDGVPLPFARLQRRIGRQKLTPKVLAEAPAAFVVYDLLEQDGKDLRELPLRERRARLEALLKDHPRFPISPTVTASSWEALAELRKESRARNVEGLMIKRLDSVYQTGRKRGDWWKWKIDPYTVDAVLLYAHPGHGRRSSLYTDYTFAVWNGEDLLPVTKAYSGLTDEEIGKLDRWIRAHTREKFGPVRSVDPEQVFELHFEAIAPSPRHKSGIALRFPRIARWRADKTARDADTLDSLKGLLHAAH; translated from the coding sequence GTGCGAGCCCTGGCCGACCTCTACGACACGCTCGACCAGACGACCTCCACCAACGCGAAGGTGGAGGCGATGGCGCGCTACTTCCGGACGGCGCCGCCGGAGGACGCCGCCTGGGGCCTGTTCTTCCTCACGGGTCAGAAGCTCAAGCGGCTGCTCACGTCGAAGCTCTTGGCGGGCTGGACGATGGAGCTGACGGGCGTCCCGGACTGGCTCTTCGACGAGGTCTACGCGTCGGTGGGCGACCTGGCGGAGGTGATTGCCCTGCTGCTCGACGGAGCGAACCTCCCGCCCGAGCACGCCGAGGAGCTCCCCCTCTCGCGCTGGTTGGAAGAGCGCCTGTTGCCCCTGCGGGGGCTGGACGCGGCGGAGCAGCGAGAGCGCGTGGTGGGCTGGTGGAAGTCCATGCCCCGCCGCGAGCTGTTCCTCCTCAACAAGATGCTCACAGGCGAGCTGCGCGTGGGCGTGTCCAACACGCTGGTGGTGCGAGCCATCGCGCAGGTCACCGGCCTGCCACCGCCCAGCGTGGCGCACCGGCTGATGGGCACGTGGACGCCGACGAAGGCCTTCTTCGAACAGCTCGTGGCGCCGGACGTATCGGACGGGCACGTGTCGCGCCCGTATCCCTACTACCTCGCGTCGCCGCTGGAGCAGCCGGCGGAGTCGCTGGGTGAATTGAGCGACTGGCTCGTCGAATGGAAGTGGGACGGCATCCGGGGCCAGCTCATCCGGAGGCAGGGCGACGTGTTCCTCTGGAGCCGGGGCGAGGAGCTGATCACCGAACGCTTCCCCGAAATCACCGAGGCCGCGCGGGCCCTGCCCGAAGGCACGGTGCTCGACGGCGAGGTGATGGCCTACGAGGATGGAGTCCCCCTGCCCTTCGCCCGGCTCCAGCGCCGCATTGGCAGACAGAAGCTCACGCCCAAGGTGCTCGCGGAGGCCCCCGCCGCGTTCGTCGTCTACGACCTGCTGGAGCAGGACGGAAAGGACCTGCGCGAACTGCCCCTGCGCGAGCGCCGCGCGAGGCTGGAGGCCCTGCTCAAGGACCACCCGCGCTTCCCCATCTCCCCCACGGTGACGGCCTCTTCCTGGGAGGCGCTGGCGGAGCTGCGCAAGGAGTCCCGCGCACGCAACGTCGAAGGCCTGATGATCAAGCGCCTGGACTCGGTGTACCAGACGGGGCGCAAGCGCGGCGATTGGTGGAAGTGGAAGATCGACCCGTACACCGTGGACGCGGTGCTGCTCTACGCGCATCCAGGCCACGGCCGGCGCTCATCGCTCTACACGGACTACACCTTCGCGGTGTGGAACGGCGAGGACCTGCTGCCGGTGACGAAGGCGTACTCGGGCCTCACCGATGAGGAGATTGGCAAGCTGGACCGGTGGATCCGCGCGCACACGCGGGAGAAGTTCGGCCCGGTGCGCTCGGTGGATCCGGAGCAGGTGTTCGAGCTGCACTTCGAAGCCATCGCCCCGTCCCCGCGCCACAAGTCGGGCATCGCCCTGCGCTTCCCACGCATCGCCCGTTGGCGCGCGGACAAGACGGCGCGTGACGCGGACACGCTCGACTCACTGAAGGGGCTGCTGCATGCAGCCCACTAG